One window from the genome of Rhizobium sp. CIAT894 encodes:
- a CDS encoding ABC transporter permease has protein sequence MGYKVEPIKADEAPAPSLLAPLRSLFLRAGVLPFFLVAAIVIFSFASAQFLTVQNLTNVARQSVYLVLVSLGQMLVLVTGGFDLSVGTAIALTSVVSASTMVAAVAVFPDSVWLVIALGLCAGFCAAAVVGLLNGLGISVFGVSPFIMTLGVQSVGAGIALFITGGVPIGNLPFEFADFFGFGRVFGVPVPVLIALVAIAVMWIVMNRLRIGAEVYAVGGNIKAAHLSGINTAKTLFLSYLACSLLASLAGILLTARVESGETNLGGSIGLESIAACVIAGVSLRGGIGRVENVVLGAFFIVLVQNGMNVMQIGSYMQMVLLGSLLILAVIIDQLRYRMLLVRR, from the coding sequence ATGGGCTACAAGGTTGAACCAATAAAAGCGGATGAAGCGCCCGCGCCTTCGCTACTTGCACCACTTAGAAGTTTGTTCCTGCGGGCTGGCGTTTTGCCTTTCTTTCTAGTTGCCGCGATCGTGATATTTTCCTTCGCGTCGGCCCAGTTCCTCACAGTTCAGAACCTCACTAACGTTGCGCGTCAGTCTGTCTATCTGGTGCTCGTATCACTGGGGCAAATGCTAGTGCTCGTTACGGGAGGTTTTGACCTTTCCGTAGGTACGGCTATAGCACTCACGTCCGTGGTATCGGCCTCCACAATGGTTGCGGCCGTCGCGGTTTTCCCGGACAGTGTATGGCTCGTTATCGCACTAGGGCTTTGCGCGGGGTTCTGTGCAGCGGCGGTCGTTGGTCTGCTTAACGGCCTCGGGATTTCCGTTTTCGGCGTCTCCCCGTTTATCATGACACTGGGTGTCCAGTCCGTAGGCGCTGGAATAGCGTTGTTCATCACGGGTGGCGTACCAATCGGAAACCTCCCGTTCGAGTTTGCCGACTTTTTCGGTTTTGGACGAGTATTCGGGGTTCCTGTTCCCGTGTTGATTGCGCTTGTGGCTATCGCGGTTATGTGGATCGTCATGAATAGGCTGCGCATCGGCGCCGAAGTGTACGCCGTTGGCGGAAATATCAAGGCTGCACACCTGTCCGGCATCAACACCGCAAAAACGCTGTTCCTCTCATACTTGGCGTGTTCGCTCTTGGCGTCCCTGGCGGGTATCCTCCTCACGGCGCGAGTTGAAAGCGGTGAGACGAATCTAGGCGGCTCGATCGGCCTCGAGTCGATTGCCGCCTGCGTCATCGCGGGTGTCTCTCTTCGCGGGGGTATCGGCCGGGTGGAAAACGTCGTGCTTGGTGCCTTTTTCATCGTTCTGGTCCAGAATGGCATGAACGTGATGCAGATCGGCTCTTACATGCAAATGGTCTTGCTGGGCAGCCTCCTCATACTCGCGGTTATTATCGATCAGCTTCGCTATCGAATGCTGCTCGTGCGTCGCTAG
- a CDS encoding sugar ABC transporter ATP-binding protein, whose product MNVSVSPLVEMKHVTRTFPGVTALDGVNFNLLPGEVHVLFGENGAGKSTLISILSGVYPQTSGSVKLAGQDLAFSSVADAKRSGVSAVFQEFSLVPTLSVAKNIFLGNEPMIGPFIDRSRMDRDARKLFEDLGFNIDVKASVVSLSRAEQQMTEIAKAIHSNARVLILDEPTASLTERETETLFRIINEAKARGVGVVYISHRIQEFSVIADRVTVLRDGKLIGTVAMGDTTAEKLIEMMTGRAIGQIYPTIARAAQPKTVMSIRNLRAAGVNGVDIDVRGGEILGVAGLVGSGKSRAFRAALGLASTYTGKVELNGGDFSGEPTRRFLRNGVFYLPPDRKNEGLMLSATARNNINLGLLFRDEVTTPFGISKKRQNVLSSGIGRKVDLTDAYMERPIANLSGGNQQKALFGKGFGQDYQVYIFDEPTVGVDMGTRAALYRLIKELAEAGKAVVIISSDLPEAMHLAHRLVVFANGKITAEFEGEHIVESHVLNAFFKHDAA is encoded by the coding sequence ATGAACGTATCGGTATCGCCTTTAGTCGAGATGAAGCACGTCACGCGGACGTTTCCGGGGGTGACGGCACTCGACGGCGTCAATTTTAACCTCTTGCCGGGCGAGGTCCACGTTCTGTTCGGCGAGAACGGCGCTGGCAAGTCCACGTTGATCTCGATCCTCTCTGGTGTCTACCCGCAGACCTCCGGAAGCGTAAAACTGGCCGGGCAGGACTTGGCTTTCTCTTCCGTCGCGGATGCGAAGAGGAGCGGTGTCTCCGCCGTATTCCAGGAGTTTTCCCTGGTGCCGACGCTGAGCGTCGCCAAGAACATCTTCCTCGGCAACGAGCCGATGATCGGACCCTTCATTGACCGCAGTCGCATGGATCGCGACGCACGCAAGCTGTTCGAGGACCTCGGCTTCAACATCGACGTAAAAGCCTCCGTCGTGTCGCTGTCGCGCGCTGAACAGCAGATGACAGAGATCGCGAAGGCTATCCATTCGAACGCTCGCGTCCTCATCCTCGACGAGCCAACTGCGTCGTTGACCGAGCGCGAGACCGAAACGCTGTTCCGCATCATCAACGAAGCGAAAGCGAGGGGCGTGGGTGTCGTCTACATCTCTCACCGCATCCAGGAGTTCTCGGTCATCGCCGATCGCGTCACGGTGCTGCGTGACGGCAAGCTCATCGGGACCGTGGCGATGGGCGACACGACGGCCGAGAAGCTCATCGAGATGATGACCGGCCGCGCCATCGGACAAATCTATCCGACCATCGCGCGCGCGGCGCAGCCGAAGACCGTTATGTCGATCCGCAACCTCAGGGCTGCCGGTGTCAACGGTGTCGACATCGACGTCAGAGGGGGCGAAATCCTCGGGGTCGCTGGACTGGTGGGTAGCGGCAAGTCGCGCGCCTTCCGCGCCGCCCTGGGTCTTGCCTCTACCTACACGGGCAAGGTCGAATTGAACGGAGGAGACTTCTCAGGTGAACCCACCCGCCGGTTCCTGCGCAACGGCGTGTTCTACCTACCACCGGATCGCAAGAACGAGGGGTTGATGTTGAGCGCGACGGCGCGCAACAACATCAACCTCGGCCTTCTCTTCCGCGACGAGGTCACGACACCCTTCGGCATCTCCAAGAAGCGCCAGAATGTTCTTTCGTCCGGTATCGGCCGCAAGGTCGACTTGACGGACGCCTATATGGAAAGGCCAATCGCCAACCTGTCGGGCGGCAACCAGCAGAAGGCGCTGTTCGGCAAAGGCTTCGGCCAGGACTATCAAGTCTATATCTTCGACGAACCGACGGTTGGCGTCGACATGGGCACGCGCGCCGCGCTGTACCGCCTTATCAAGGAACTGGCGGAAGCCGGAAAGGCCGTGGTGATCATCTCTTCGGACCTGCCCGAGGCAATGCATCTCGCCCATCGCCTAGTCGTCTTCGCCAACGGCAAGATCACCGCCGAATTCGAAGGCGAGCACATCGTCGAAAGCCATGTGCTCAACGCCTTCTTCAAGCATGATGCCGCGTAA
- the torT gene encoding TMAO reductase system periplasmic protein TorT: MPSKLGMHLAACTAAIIGLASAAHADTWYPYLAQKIEPAFAADGKSVDVDYIPLEKAEKAWNVCVSFPHMKDAYWLGVDYGVVEQAKDLGIKLNVVEAGGYTELAKQISQIEDCVAGGAQAVVIGAISFDGLNNLVNEITKKGIPVIDVINGISSPNVTAKSLVSFYTMGYETGSYLAKKHPAGGDPVKVGWFPGPAGAGWVEAANKGFLEAVKGSSLQILDPKFGDTGKEVQLKLVEDVLQAEPDVKYIAGTAVTAEAAQGLIRERGLKGQVELLSFYMTPGVFEGIKRGLIAASPADSMVIQGRVAVDQAVRALEKKELVKHVGPKIFVVDSSNISQVRKDTILPPDGFKPQFNVD, translated from the coding sequence ATGCCTAGCAAACTGGGAATGCATCTTGCTGCCTGCACCGCAGCCATCATAGGTCTGGCTTCCGCCGCGCATGCCGATACATGGTACCCGTACCTGGCCCAAAAGATCGAGCCTGCTTTTGCCGCTGACGGCAAGTCCGTCGACGTTGACTATATTCCGCTGGAAAAGGCGGAGAAGGCTTGGAACGTCTGCGTTTCCTTCCCGCACATGAAGGACGCCTATTGGCTCGGCGTCGACTATGGCGTCGTCGAGCAAGCCAAGGACCTCGGTATCAAGCTGAACGTCGTTGAGGCAGGCGGCTACACCGAACTGGCAAAGCAGATTTCGCAGATCGAGGACTGCGTAGCGGGCGGTGCTCAAGCGGTCGTCATCGGCGCGATCTCGTTCGACGGCCTCAACAATCTCGTCAATGAAATCACCAAAAAAGGCATTCCGGTCATCGACGTCATCAACGGGATCTCCTCTCCCAACGTGACCGCTAAGTCGCTCGTATCCTTCTACACCATGGGGTATGAGACCGGTTCCTACCTTGCAAAGAAACACCCCGCTGGCGGGGATCCAGTGAAAGTCGGCTGGTTCCCTGGCCCGGCAGGCGCTGGGTGGGTTGAAGCTGCCAACAAGGGCTTCCTCGAAGCGGTAAAGGGCTCCTCGCTGCAGATTCTGGATCCTAAATTTGGGGACACGGGCAAGGAGGTGCAGCTGAAACTCGTTGAAGACGTTCTTCAGGCGGAGCCGGATGTCAAATACATCGCTGGCACGGCGGTCACCGCGGAAGCTGCTCAGGGCCTTATTCGTGAGCGTGGCCTCAAGGGGCAAGTCGAACTCCTTTCCTTCTACATGACTCCGGGAGTCTTCGAAGGCATTAAACGCGGCCTGATTGCAGCCTCTCCGGCGGACTCCATGGTCATCCAGGGGCGCGTTGCCGTAGACCAAGCGGTGCGAGCTCTGGAGAAAAAAGAGCTAGTCAAGCACGTCGGACCCAAGATCTTTGTTGTGGACTCGAGCAACATCTCTCAGGTCCGTAAAGATACCATCCTCCCACCTGATGGTTTCAAGCCGCAGTTTAACGTGGACTGA
- a CDS encoding biotin-dependent carboxyltransferase family protein produces the protein MAIKVIHHGVATSVQDMGRPGYFHLGIPMGGAMDRYAMRAANLLVGNDEGAAGLEAVFMGPKLEFTEDALVAVTGGDMPAKVDGEVVPGWTSFRIKAGQVLSFDFLKAGARIYIAVVGGIDVPVALGSRSTYPIGALGGYKGRALAPGDELPVGSGSFAMEGRSVAESLRRKLSSPAELRVLPGLYWDRLTDAAKENFFADTWKVAPEADRMGYRFKGGRKVEFVDRKQSFGAGSDPSNIVDSCYPYGSIQIPSGTEPIILHRDAVSGGGYFMVGTVISADMDLIAQMQPHTPTRFVEVNMEQALAARKDRAALLDRLRSSFN, from the coding sequence ATGGCCATTAAGGTTATTCATCATGGTGTTGCGACTAGCGTCCAGGACATGGGGCGTCCCGGATATTTCCATCTTGGAATCCCGATGGGTGGCGCTATGGATCGCTATGCAATGCGCGCGGCCAACCTCCTCGTAGGAAACGACGAGGGAGCCGCGGGCTTGGAAGCGGTGTTCATGGGCCCTAAACTGGAGTTCACGGAAGACGCTCTCGTTGCGGTCACCGGAGGCGACATGCCCGCTAAAGTCGATGGCGAAGTGGTTCCGGGCTGGACTTCGTTCAGAATCAAGGCAGGCCAGGTTCTCTCCTTCGACTTTCTCAAGGCAGGTGCGCGCATCTACATCGCTGTTGTAGGCGGCATCGACGTCCCTGTCGCCTTGGGCAGCCGATCTACCTACCCGATCGGTGCCTTGGGTGGTTACAAGGGTAGAGCGCTCGCTCCAGGTGACGAACTGCCAGTGGGCAGCGGCTCTTTCGCAATGGAAGGGCGTTCGGTGGCGGAGAGCCTGCGGCGTAAACTGTCTTCGCCCGCCGAACTCCGTGTACTGCCGGGACTGTACTGGGACCGTCTCACTGACGCGGCAAAGGAAAACTTCTTCGCCGATACCTGGAAGGTCGCGCCCGAAGCCGATCGGATGGGCTACCGCTTCAAAGGCGGTCGGAAGGTCGAGTTTGTCGATCGTAAGCAGTCTTTCGGTGCCGGGTCTGATCCGTCGAACATCGTTGATAGCTGCTATCCCTACGGTTCAATCCAAATTCCCAGCGGGACGGAGCCGATCATTCTCCACCGTGACGCCGTTTCGGGCGGTGGGTACTTCATGGTCGGAACCGTTATTTCTGCCGACATGGACCTAATCGCCCAAATGCAGCCTCATACCCCCACACGGTTTGTCGAAGTGAATATGGAGCAAGCCCTCGCCGCTCGTAAGGACCGCGCGGCACTGCTCGATCGACTCCGATCAAGCTTTAACTGA
- a CDS encoding carboxyltransferase domain-containing protein has protein sequence MTSARYTFGGDEHLFVECSEEMSLEAFFKSLSMATGVRESKINGVTEICPANASFQVKFNPDIIKPDDILREVQKIEGAAEKAEPVLRTRIVEIPVFYNDPWTHETLMRFRERHQEPEGTDLDYAAKINGYSDVEGFIAAHHGSPWFVSMVGFVAGLPFMYQMVERQRQIEVPKYLRPRTDTPRLTVGHGGCFGAIYSVRGAGGYQMFGITPMPIFDASQTTSYLREFMVFFRPGDIVKFKPIDREEYEKTVDEVDNGRFSPKSRDVSFDLREFQKDIDGYNKTLEGLLHGH, from the coding sequence ATGACATCGGCTCGATACACTTTCGGCGGAGATGAGCACTTGTTCGTCGAATGCAGCGAAGAGATGTCGCTCGAAGCCTTCTTCAAGAGCCTGTCGATGGCGACAGGCGTGCGGGAAAGCAAGATCAATGGCGTCACCGAAATATGCCCTGCGAACGCTTCGTTCCAGGTGAAGTTCAATCCGGATATTATCAAGCCGGACGATATCCTCAGGGAAGTGCAGAAAATCGAAGGGGCGGCCGAAAAAGCCGAGCCAGTCTTGAGGACTCGCATCGTCGAGATCCCCGTGTTCTACAACGATCCCTGGACGCACGAAACGCTTATGCGGTTCCGCGAACGCCACCAGGAGCCAGAAGGCACGGATCTAGACTATGCCGCCAAGATCAACGGCTATTCCGACGTGGAGGGCTTTATCGCCGCGCATCACGGCTCGCCCTGGTTCGTTTCCATGGTCGGCTTTGTTGCGGGACTTCCGTTTATGTACCAGATGGTCGAGCGGCAGCGTCAGATCGAGGTTCCGAAGTACCTGCGGCCTCGAACCGACACGCCTCGTCTGACTGTCGGCCATGGTGGTTGTTTTGGGGCAATTTACTCGGTTCGCGGTGCCGGCGGTTATCAGATGTTCGGCATCACTCCCATGCCGATCTTCGATGCCTCGCAGACGACGAGCTATCTCCGTGAGTTCATGGTGTTCTTCCGGCCGGGTGACATTGTTAAGTTCAAGCCGATCGACCGGGAGGAGTATGAGAAGACGGTGGATGAGGTCGACAACGGTCGCTTCTCGCCCAAGAGCCGCGACGTGAGTTTCGACCTTCGTGAGTTTCAGAAAGACATCGACGGATACAACAAGACGTTGGAGGGACTTCTCCATGGCCATTAA
- a CDS encoding acetyl-CoA carboxylase biotin carboxylase subunit gives MTIKSVLVANRGEIAVRIIKAAQSLGVRTVQVHSAADVDMLAVKLADEAVNIGSPAPKKSYLNIEAVISAAKAAGVDAIHPGYGFLSENGDFADAVVAAGMIFVGPSGDAIRLLGDKVAAREVAARAGVPTVPGSGGRVADLTQAHEIAARTGFPVMIKAAAGGGGRGIRIVDSLAELDKQFPLASAEAAAAFGDGGLYMEKVITKARHVEVQIFGDGENFVHFYERECSLQRRRQKVWEEAPAFQLPQVVRQKLCESAVALAREVKYKGAGTVEYLYDDSTREFYFIEVNTRIQVEHPVTEMITGFDLVQEMLKVAGGAKLSVTQDDIRPHGHAIECRINAEDPLKDFAPSPGTISRLEVPEQEGVRFDTMLYEGYTIPPFYDSLLGKLIVWGETRSECLKRLRHALDGLKIEGVPTTVPLHQALAQSAAVQTGAFHTRFLEGWLDTDFACKDKVRPEVA, from the coding sequence ATGACAATCAAGTCCGTTTTGGTGGCCAACCGCGGCGAGATCGCGGTTCGGATCATAAAGGCCGCACAGAGCCTGGGGGTTCGCACTGTCCAGGTACACTCTGCGGCTGACGTGGACATGCTCGCTGTGAAACTGGCCGACGAAGCCGTTAACATCGGTTCACCCGCGCCGAAGAAGTCCTATCTGAATATCGAAGCTGTCATTTCCGCGGCGAAGGCGGCTGGAGTTGACGCCATACACCCCGGATATGGTTTTTTGTCCGAAAACGGTGACTTCGCCGACGCGGTCGTTGCCGCCGGCATGATCTTCGTCGGACCGAGTGGAGACGCAATCCGCCTCCTCGGGGACAAGGTGGCAGCCCGTGAAGTCGCCGCTCGCGCCGGAGTGCCTACCGTTCCGGGTAGCGGAGGACGCGTCGCAGATCTCACGCAAGCGCATGAAATCGCTGCGCGGACCGGTTTTCCCGTCATGATCAAGGCAGCCGCAGGCGGCGGCGGTCGCGGCATTCGCATCGTGGATAGCCTTGCCGAACTGGACAAGCAGTTTCCCCTTGCATCAGCCGAGGCGGCTGCCGCATTCGGTGACGGCGGCCTATATATGGAAAAGGTCATCACGAAGGCGCGCCACGTCGAAGTTCAAATCTTCGGTGATGGTGAGAACTTCGTCCACTTCTACGAGCGGGAATGCTCGCTGCAGCGACGCCGTCAAAAGGTTTGGGAAGAGGCTCCGGCTTTCCAACTGCCTCAGGTGGTTCGTCAAAAGCTATGCGAAAGCGCCGTGGCGCTGGCTCGCGAGGTGAAATACAAAGGCGCAGGAACCGTCGAGTACCTCTATGATGATAGTACGCGAGAGTTTTACTTCATTGAGGTCAACACCCGCATCCAGGTCGAGCATCCCGTTACGGAAATGATCACCGGATTCGACCTTGTGCAGGAAATGCTCAAGGTTGCGGGCGGGGCCAAGTTATCTGTAACGCAGGACGATATCCGCCCGCACGGGCACGCAATTGAATGCCGCATCAACGCCGAAGACCCACTCAAGGACTTCGCGCCATCCCCGGGAACCATTTCCCGCTTGGAGGTCCCGGAGCAAGAAGGCGTCCGCTTCGATACAATGCTATACGAGGGGTACACGATTCCGCCCTTTTATGACTCGCTCCTTGGCAAGCTAATTGTGTGGGGCGAAACGAGGTCCGAGTGCCTCAAGCGTCTGCGCCATGCATTAGACGGTCTGAAGATCGAAGGTGTGCCAACGACGGTTCCGTTGCATCAGGCGCTTGCACAGTCGGCAGCGGTACAAACCGGCGCATTTCATACCCGTTTCCTGGAAGGCTGGCTCGATACCGATTTCGCCTGCAAGGATAAAGTTAGACCGGAGGTCGCGTGA
- a CDS encoding acetyl-CoA carboxylase — MSKLEIRSPLPGTFYRTSSPDAAPFKADGDAVSESDVVGVIEVMKTFHEITAGVSGKNIVFLCDNEEPVMAGQVIAEVEG; from the coding sequence ATGAGCAAGCTCGAAATCAGGTCACCGCTTCCGGGTACTTTCTACCGCACCTCTTCGCCGGATGCCGCTCCGTTCAAGGCCGATGGTGACGCCGTTTCAGAAAGTGATGTCGTGGGCGTGATCGAAGTCATGAAGACATTCCATGAGATTACTGCCGGGGTCTCGGGGAAGAATATCGTCTTCCTCTGCGACAATGAAGAGCCCGTCATGGCGGGCCAAGTCATTGCGGAGGTCGAGGGATGA
- a CDS encoding 5-oxoprolinase subunit PxpA: protein MKNSVDINCDMGEAFGRWRIGDTTDSHLIPHISSANIAAGFHAGDPNLIDDTVKLATEHGVAVGAHPGYNDLQGFGRRKISGSNKELVNDIIYQVGAVREFCRRNGTSINHVKPHGALYMELAANAELSDAFIQYMRVAAPNVPVFCMGISATYKTAKFLGHPVVREFYADRDYDESGSIVFARDVGRPDPKAIAQKVLRACVEGRVRTVRGSDIDIEFESICFHSDTLGALDIVKEMRDALISAGIQITPAVQAAVIQ from the coding sequence GGAGGATCGGTGACACCACCGACAGCCATCTAATCCCTCACATCAGCTCGGCAAACATTGCTGCAGGCTTTCACGCAGGCGACCCGAACCTGATCGACGACACTGTCAAGCTCGCTACGGAGCACGGCGTGGCAGTCGGTGCGCATCCTGGCTATAACGACCTCCAGGGTTTTGGTCGTCGCAAAATCTCTGGAAGCAATAAAGAGCTTGTCAACGATATCATTTATCAGGTTGGCGCTGTTCGTGAATTCTGCCGCCGAAACGGCACGAGCATCAACCATGTCAAACCGCATGGCGCTCTCTACATGGAGCTAGCAGCGAACGCTGAACTATCCGACGCTTTCATTCAGTATATGCGTGTTGCGGCCCCAAATGTCCCGGTGTTCTGCATGGGAATTTCGGCTACCTATAAGACAGCGAAATTCCTTGGCCATCCCGTAGTCCGCGAATTCTATGCAGATCGTGACTACGATGAAAGCGGATCGATCGTCTTCGCTCGGGATGTCGGTCGACCGGACCCCAAGGCGATTGCTCAGAAGGTCTTGCGTGCTTGCGTCGAGGGTAGGGTCAGAACCGTCAGGGGCAGCGATATCGATATCGAATTCGAGTCCATTTGCTTCCATTCGGACACACTCGGAGCCTTGGACATTGTCAAGGAAATGAGAGACGCTCTCATCTCGGCCGGGATCCAAATCACGCCGGCCGTCCAGGCGGCGGTAATTCAGTAA